Genomic segment of Dehalobacter sp. 12DCB1:
CCGTCATACCGTACGTTTTATAGATAGGAATCTGCCTAACCATACATTTTTCAACCAAGGGTCGGGGTATGAACTCCCCCCCTATAAGCACCACTCTCAAGCAATGCCTGTCAATCCGGTCAATGATTCTGTTCAGCATGGTCGGAACAACCGACAGCATATTGACTTTTCCTTCCTGAACCAGGCTTAACGTCTCTTCTTCCCGAAAGCTTTCCAGCAAGGTTACCGCAGTCCCATTGTATAAACTGCGCAGTAGAATCGTTAAGGCACTGATATGATACAACGGCAGAATCATCAGCCAGTTATCTTCTTCTGTAACTCCGAGGCTTTTTTGAGAAGCCTTAACATGGGCAGTAAACTGTTTCCAGCACAGCGGAACAGATTTGAATTCCCCAGTCGTGGCGCTCGTATTCATAATGACTGCAATTTGTTCCGGGTTAAACTCCGCGGCCGGATCAAATTCGCTGCATGCTTCCGAATCATCTTGTTCTGCAGCATCAGCCTTTACATCATCCGTAACATCATCCCCAACTACATCCAAAAATGACTTCACTTCGGCCGGAAATGACTGGCTGAAATTCTCGGTGGCCAGACCATCCTGGGCCAAAACCAGCTGAATATCCAGGGTTTTTACTTGTTTGCCGATTTCTTCCGCAGTTAAACGTGTATTCAGCATCAATACTTCTTTTTGAAGCAGCTGTAAGGCCAGAAAAAACAAGACCGTTTGTTCAGAATTATTCGAAAGGAGTGCTACCCTTTTTTGTTTTTTGACATGCGGCAAAAGCCTTACCGAAAGTAAGCTCACGCGTTCGGATACGTCCCGGAACGTCAGGTCGTTGATAAATTTCTTATCCGGTTTTTCAAGGGCTTGTCTTTTTAACCAGTTCATCTTAATTCATGCTCTCTATTAAATCCTTAATTCCATCCATACAGATCGTGTATTACATTATTTGGGGTAGGTCTTCGTAATATCCTGCCGGATCAGGGGAACTTCGGGAACTTTTTGAAATCGGGCTCGCGTTTTTCTTTAAAAGCGTCTCTGCCCTCTTTAGCTTCGTCTGTGGTATAGAACAACAGTGTTGCATCCCCAGCCAGCTGCTGCAGTCCGGCGAGACCGTCTGTATCTGCATTGAAAGCTGCTTTCAGGAAGCGAAGGGCAGTCGGTGAATGCTGCAGGATTTCCTGCGCCCATTTCACGGTCTCCTTTTCAAGCTGCTCAAACGGGACGACTGTATTAACGAGTCCCATCTCCAGGGCTTCCTTAGCCGTATATTGACGGCAGAGGTACCAGATCTCTCGGGCTTTCTTCTGGCCGATGATGCGAGCCAGATAGCCTGCACCGTAGCCGGCGTCAAAAGAGCCGACCTTCGGTCCGGTCTGGCCGAATTTGGCGTTCTCTGATGCGATCGTCAAATCGCAGACAATATGCAGAACATGGCCGCCGCCAATCGCAAACCCGTTGACCATCGCGATCACCGGTTTAGGAATGATGCGGATTAAACGCTGCAGATCCAGCACATTTAGACGCGGAATCTGATCGTCACCAACATAACCGCCATGGCCACGCACCTTTTGGTCACCGCCGGAGCAGAATGCTTCTTTTTCCTGGCCCTGACCGTGATTAGCACC
This window contains:
- the menB gene encoding 1,4-dihydroxy-2-naphthoyl-CoA synthase codes for the protein MSTFLWEKLSRSYEDIIYETYSGIAKITINRPEVRNAFRPKTIMELIDAFSIAREDENIGVIILTGANHGQGQEKEAFCSGGDQKVRGHGGYVGDDQIPRLNVLDLQRLIRIIPKPVIAMVNGFAIGGGHVLHIVCDLTIASENAKFGQTGPKVGSFDAGYGAGYLARIIGQKKAREIWYLCRQYTAKEALEMGLVNTVVPFEQLEKETVKWAQEILQHSPTALRFLKAAFNADTDGLAGLQQLAGDATLLFYTTDEAKEGRDAFKEKREPDFKKFPKFP
- the menE gene encoding o-succinylbenzoate--CoA ligase — translated: MNWLKRQALEKPDKKFINDLTFRDVSERVSLLSVRLLPHVKKQKRVALLSNNSEQTVLFFLALQLLQKEVLMLNTRLTAEEIGKQVKTLDIQLVLAQDGLATENFSQSFPAEVKSFLDVVGDDVTDDVKADAAEQDDSEACSEFDPAAEFNPEQIAVIMNTSATTGEFKSVPLCWKQFTAHVKASQKSLGVTEEDNWLMILPLYHISALTILLRSLYNGTAVTLLESFREEETLSLVQEGKVNMLSVVPTMLNRIIDRIDRHCLRVVLIGGEFIPRPLVEKCMVRQIPIYKTYGMTETTSQSATFSVLQYPDKIDSVGLPLDSVEILIKNPGSDGSGEVLIQSPMVMDGYLGRETIFGFFPTEDIGYLDQDGFLYILDRRKNMIISGGENIYPREIENILYAHPGIKECAVIGRKDPKWGQVPVLFAVSLLNEEEIRDYLSPRLARYKLPSEIIFLAELPRNATGKVRHKALEDMLAEGGSP